From a region of the Arachis ipaensis cultivar K30076 chromosome B09, Araip1.1, whole genome shotgun sequence genome:
- the LOC107615885 gene encoding AT-hook motif nuclear-localized protein 20: protein MEIAGGADVAESVAQFARRRQRGVCVLSGSGSVANVTIRQPTAPGAVVLHGRFEILSLTGAFLPGPAPPGSTGLTVYLAGGQGQVIGGSVVGSLVAVGPVMVIAATFANATYERLPLDEEDEGPSGGGGGGSSGGTGGGAGGGGSPPPQPLPGIGGSGGHHSLHGGGGLPDPTSLPLYNMPPNLMPNGGQVGHEAYPWPHGRPPY, encoded by the coding sequence ATGGAGATAGCAGGTGGTGCTGATGTGGCGGAGAGCGTGGCGCAGTTCGCCAGGAGGCGACAACGCGGAGTTTGTGTGCTCAGTGGGAGTGGATCGGTTGCCAATGTTACCATCCGACAACCTACGGCGCCTGGCGCCGTAGTCCTTCATGGAAGGTTCGAGATCTTATCTTTAACAGGAGCATTTTTACCTGGCCCTGCCCCTCCTGGGTCCACGGGTTTAACCGTGTATCTGGCCGGTGGACAAGGTCAGGTTATTGGAGGGAGTGTTGTTGGGTCACTCGTAGCTGTTGGGCCTGTTATGGTCATTGCGGCCACATTTGCTAATGCTACCTATGAGAGGCTCCCACTTGATGAGGAAGATGAAGGGCCtagcggtggtggtggtggtggtagcaGTGGTGGTACTGGAGGAGGCGCAGGTGGTGGTGGTTCTCCACCACCACAACCTCTTCCAGGGATTGGAGGTAGTGGAGGCCATCATTCGCTACACGGGGGTGGTGGCCTTCCCGATCCAACATCACTCCCTTTGTATAACATGCCACCTAATTTGATGCCTAATGGAGGGCAGGTAGGGCATGAGGCTTATCCTTGGCCTCATGGACGACCACCTTATTGA